Proteins from a genomic interval of Actinoalloteichus hymeniacidonis:
- a CDS encoding FAD-binding oxidoreductase, producing MDPDVLRRLHDILGPAGVVADPDLLRGYLSDWRGAYQGTAAVVARPADTGQVAEILGLCHRRGVAVVPQGGNTGLCGGAVPDRSGTQLVLSTNRLRRIRGVDRADQTITVEAGVVLQTVQEAADAAGLLFPLSLGAEGSCTIGGNLATNAGGTAVVRYGTMRELTLGVEVVLPDGRIWNGLRGLRKDNTGYDLKQLFIGSEGTLGVITAAVLALHPAIRSRATAWVALSDPQAAVDLIEIVRATAGSRLSGFELMSAQSVEFVLRHVSGTRDPFGSAHPWFALLELSDPMADAPLAQTLETVLGEAFERELLRDAVVADGSTQVAALWALREGISEAQNHEGPSLKHDITVPISVIPAFVAATDDALRATMPGIRIVTYGHVGDGNLHYNLSKPPGTDDEVFRSRAAELARVVYDSTAGFAGSISAEHGLGQSKREVIADYKPAVELDLMRGIKQLFDPAGLMNPGKVLPEG from the coding sequence ATGGACCCCGACGTTCTGCGTCGTCTGCACGACATCCTCGGACCGGCCGGTGTGGTCGCCGATCCCGACCTGCTACGGGGGTATCTGTCCGACTGGCGAGGCGCCTACCAGGGCACGGCTGCGGTGGTGGCCCGGCCCGCCGACACCGGACAGGTCGCCGAGATCCTCGGGCTCTGCCATCGCCGGGGCGTGGCGGTCGTTCCGCAGGGCGGCAACACCGGGTTATGCGGGGGAGCGGTGCCCGACCGCTCCGGGACCCAGCTCGTGCTGTCCACGAACCGGTTGCGGCGTATTCGGGGAGTCGACCGTGCCGACCAGACGATCACCGTCGAGGCAGGGGTGGTCCTGCAGACCGTGCAGGAAGCCGCCGACGCCGCCGGACTGCTGTTCCCGCTCTCGCTGGGCGCGGAGGGCAGCTGCACCATCGGCGGCAACCTCGCGACCAACGCGGGCGGCACCGCCGTGGTCCGCTACGGGACGATGCGCGAGCTCACCCTCGGCGTGGAGGTGGTGCTGCCGGACGGTCGGATCTGGAACGGCCTGCGTGGCCTGCGCAAGGACAACACCGGATACGATCTCAAACAGCTGTTCATCGGCTCGGAGGGCACCCTCGGCGTGATCACCGCCGCCGTGCTGGCCCTTCATCCGGCGATTCGTAGCCGTGCCACCGCGTGGGTCGCGCTCTCCGACCCGCAGGCGGCGGTGGACCTCATCGAGATCGTGCGCGCCACCGCCGGATCGCGGCTGTCGGGTTTCGAACTGATGTCCGCGCAGAGCGTGGAATTCGTGTTGCGCCATGTGTCGGGCACCCGTGATCCCTTCGGGTCTGCGCACCCGTGGTTCGCGCTCCTGGAACTCAGCGATCCGATGGCGGACGCGCCGCTGGCGCAGACCCTGGAGACGGTGTTGGGCGAGGCCTTCGAACGCGAGCTGCTCCGGGACGCCGTCGTCGCCGACGGTTCCACACAGGTCGCGGCGCTGTGGGCACTGCGCGAGGGAATCTCGGAGGCGCAGAACCACGAGGGACCCAGCCTCAAACACGACATCACGGTGCCGATCAGTGTCATTCCGGCCTTCGTCGCCGCCACCGACGACGCGCTGCGGGCGACGATGCCCGGCATTCGCATCGTGACCTACGGCCATGTCGGCGACGGGAATCTGCACTACAACCTGAGCAAACCACCGGGGACGGACGACGAGGTGTTCCGCAGCAGAGCAGCGGAGCTGGCCCGCGTCGTCTACGACTCGACGGCCGGGTTCGCGGGCAGCATCAGTGCCGAACACGGGCTGGGCCAGTCGAAACGCGAAGTGATCGCGGACTACAAGCCTGCGGTGGAGCTCGACCTGATGCGCGGGATCAAGCAGCTGTTCGACCCGGCGGGACTGATGAATCCGGGCAAGGTACTGCCGGAAGGATGA
- a CDS encoding ABC transporter ATP-binding protein gives MIETRGLTKRHRAFTVLDDLGFTAPAGQVTGFVGPNGSGKTSTLRIVVGLDRPSAGTATIDGRPLRDHPNPQRVAGILLNAGNAPAGMTARSHLRWLAAAGRIPDKRADDLLEEVGLSSVASRRIGALSLGMRGRLGIAAALLGDPGTLILDEPVNGLDPDGVRWIRLLMRRLAAEGRCVLVSSHLMAEMQQTADRVVVLGAGRLLAEIGLDELGEGVSLEDAYVALTADAAQYRAGSTERTSA, from the coding sequence ATGATCGAGACACGGGGACTGACCAAACGACATCGTGCCTTCACGGTGCTCGACGACCTCGGCTTCACCGCCCCGGCGGGACAGGTCACCGGGTTCGTCGGACCCAACGGCTCGGGCAAGACCTCCACCCTGCGGATCGTCGTGGGGCTCGACCGCCCCAGCGCGGGCACCGCCACCATCGACGGCCGTCCCCTGCGCGACCACCCCAACCCGCAGCGCGTCGCGGGCATCCTGCTCAACGCCGGGAACGCCCCGGCGGGGATGACTGCCCGGTCGCATCTGCGGTGGCTCGCCGCCGCCGGACGAATCCCGGACAAGCGCGCCGACGACCTGCTGGAAGAGGTCGGCCTCTCTTCGGTGGCCTCTCGGCGTATCGGTGCCCTGTCGCTGGGGATGCGCGGTCGTCTGGGGATCGCCGCCGCCCTGCTGGGCGATCCGGGCACGTTGATCCTGGACGAACCGGTCAACGGGCTCGACCCCGACGGCGTGCGGTGGATCCGACTCCTCATGCGCAGGCTCGCCGCCGAGGGCCGCTGTGTGCTGGTGTCCAGCCACCTGATGGCCGAGATGCAGCAGACCGCGGACCGCGTGGTGGTGCTCGGCGCGGGTCGACTGCTCGCCGAGATCGGCCTCGACGAACTCGGCGAGGGCGTCTCGTTGGAGGACGCCTACGTCGCACTCACCGCCGACGCCGCCCAGTACCGCGCGGGCAGCACCGAGAGGACCTCCGCATGA
- a CDS encoding TetR/AcrR family transcriptional regulator, with protein sequence MDPRVARTRASLQKALLDLARERPLDDVTVGDIASRAGVNRSSFYQHYVDKETLLAEALEDALHDVSTQLPEAPALTGTLSMPIELITYLDHIAANAAVYRRVLGEHGSTLIAARLRQRVETIVRETVGAAGSAARTDLPVDVVAAGIAGSALGVITAWIARDPLPLPSVAADWLWRVLLGIGAWRQPEDDEESGQPG encoded by the coding sequence ATGGACCCCCGCGTCGCCCGCACCCGGGCGAGCCTGCAGAAGGCGCTGCTCGACCTCGCCAGGGAGCGACCGCTCGACGACGTCACAGTGGGCGATATCGCGAGCCGGGCCGGGGTGAATCGCAGCAGCTTCTACCAGCACTACGTGGACAAGGAGACGTTGCTGGCCGAGGCACTGGAGGACGCGCTGCACGACGTGTCCACCCAGCTGCCGGAGGCACCGGCGCTGACCGGCACGCTGAGCATGCCGATCGAACTCATTACCTATCTGGATCACATCGCGGCCAATGCCGCCGTCTATCGACGCGTCCTGGGCGAACACGGTTCGACGCTCATCGCGGCACGGCTGCGCCAGCGGGTCGAGACGATCGTGCGGGAGACGGTGGGGGCCGCAGGCTCGGCGGCGCGCACCGATCTCCCGGTCGACGTCGTCGCCGCCGGGATCGCGGGCAGCGCGCTGGGTGTCATCACCGCCTGGATCGCCCGCGACCCGCTGCCGCTGCCCTCGGTGGCCGCCGACTGGCTGTGGCGGGTGCTGCTGGGCATCGGCGCCTGGCGCCAGCCCGAGGACGACGAGGAATCCGGGCAGCCCGGCTAG
- a CDS encoding DUF6403 family protein, producing the protein MESSWLIWPIGLVVLIAAGFVAALLPRLRHRETMRRTAWSTARSAIDSASVSRDAATVAVPEADQLLHKAELLVAGGGGTAAATEAASSAGRADRLWREAGHD; encoded by the coding sequence ATGGAGAGCAGCTGGCTGATCTGGCCGATCGGCCTCGTGGTGTTGATCGCGGCCGGGTTCGTCGCCGCATTGCTGCCAAGGTTGCGGCACCGCGAGACCATGCGCCGAACGGCTTGGTCGACCGCACGGTCCGCCATCGACAGCGCATCGGTGAGTCGGGACGCCGCGACCGTGGCGGTGCCGGAGGCCGATCAGCTGTTGCACAAGGCCGAACTACTCGTCGCGGGCGGCGGCGGTACGGCGGCGGCCACCGAAGCGGCGAGCAGTGCCGGGCGTGCCGATCGACTGTGGCGGGAGGCCGGTCATGACTGA
- a CDS encoding MerR family transcriptional regulator, with protein MTAIFSATLSIGEVSALTGLSTHALRFYEQEGLFVEPVRRNSAGRRVFTEQEVGWLKTCTKLRASGMPLPDIRRYAELVREGAGTEAARLELLRAHETAVARQLAELQESLDLIRFKVGLYEQHLAAGSADGLWRNGPECTAPPTAGAQITEQ; from the coding sequence ATGACCGCGATCTTCTCTGCGACCTTGAGCATCGGCGAAGTCAGTGCGTTGACGGGTTTATCGACGCACGCGCTGCGCTTCTATGAGCAGGAGGGCCTGTTCGTCGAGCCGGTACGGCGCAATTCGGCGGGACGGCGAGTGTTCACCGAGCAGGAGGTCGGCTGGTTGAAGACCTGTACCAAGCTCCGAGCCTCGGGGATGCCGCTGCCCGATATCCGGCGTTACGCCGAATTGGTTCGCGAGGGCGCGGGTACCGAGGCGGCCAGGTTGGAACTGCTGCGCGCTCATGAGACGGCGGTGGCCCGACAGCTCGCCGAACTGCAGGAGTCCTTGGACCTCATTCGTTTCAAGGTCGGGTTGTACGAGCAGCACCTGGCCGCCGGATCGGCGGACGGGCTCTGGCGCAATGGCCCGGAGTGCACGGCGCCGCCGACGGCAGGCGCTCAGATCACCGAGCAGTGA
- a CDS encoding MMPL family transporter has translation MVANLLYRLGRWSARRAWAVIAAWIVVLAAAGGAFLTLGGSLASNFSIPGTETERVNDRLTEQFPELTGATAQVVFATEDAEFGASERDQIAELLAEVGEVDGVTAVTDPFVTEAERAAAEEQVAGGEQLIADARAELEAGVEELDAGQTQLDAAIEQAQAAGVYEQAAAQFDQQQAQLDAGREQLDAGAQEIDAQEAELEHGNALVEYASSINMVSEDGQTAIATIAFEDTLFELPDSVKAAVAEVLEAADIAGVDIDWSSTITASVEGIMGPGEVVGVVIAALVLLIMMRALLPAATPLISSLVGVGVGVAGSLAFSDLVPMASITPVLGVMLGLAVGIDYSLFILNRHRKQLLAGMDVDESIGLANGTAGNAVVFAGSTVIVALVALGVTGIPFLTTMGVVGAVCVLVAVLVSVSLTPALLGLLGTRALGRKARATIGHAQHTETEVKPLRTPRAIGAAVLATVGLLVLAIPVLSMRLGLPEGSSESPDTTQYQAFKAVESEFGAGMNGPLLVVAELPDAVEETEVTATQAGIAGELMENEDVSAVAPIVASEERDVFLFQVVPQDGPSSASTEDLVRELRALTPMSGEVTLGVAGQASGNIDVSEMLAEALPVYLVVVVGLSLLIMVLVFRSILVPLIATLGYVLSLFAALGAVTAIYQWGWLGDIFGVHDPGPVLSFGPIIIMGVLFGLAMDYQLFLVSGMREAHVHGMPAREAVVQGLRQGRVVVTAAAIIMISVFGGFVFSHLGMVRPLGFGLAIGVLFDAFVVRMVLVPALMHLLGEKAWWLPKWLDKVMPDVDVEGASLERAHTPAERVDALAESGSKS, from the coding sequence ATGGTGGCCAACCTCCTGTACCGACTCGGGCGGTGGTCCGCGCGCCGAGCGTGGGCCGTCATCGCCGCGTGGATAGTCGTGCTCGCGGCGGCGGGTGGTGCATTCCTGACACTGGGAGGCTCCCTGGCCTCCAACTTCTCCATTCCGGGAACCGAGACCGAACGGGTCAACGACCGGCTCACCGAGCAGTTCCCCGAACTCACCGGCGCCACCGCTCAGGTGGTCTTCGCCACCGAGGACGCCGAATTCGGTGCCTCGGAACGCGACCAGATCGCGGAACTCCTCGCCGAGGTCGGCGAGGTCGACGGGGTCACTGCAGTGACCGATCCGTTCGTCACGGAGGCCGAGCGGGCAGCTGCCGAAGAGCAGGTCGCGGGCGGCGAGCAGCTCATCGCCGACGCCCGCGCCGAGCTCGAGGCAGGCGTCGAGGAGCTCGACGCAGGCCAGACTCAGCTCGACGCCGCCATCGAGCAGGCCCAGGCCGCAGGCGTCTACGAACAGGCCGCAGCGCAATTCGATCAGCAGCAGGCCCAACTCGACGCGGGCCGGGAGCAGCTCGACGCGGGCGCGCAGGAGATCGACGCGCAGGAAGCCGAGTTGGAGCACGGTAACGCGCTCGTCGAGTACGCGTCCTCGATCAACATGGTGTCCGAGGACGGCCAGACCGCGATCGCCACGATCGCCTTCGAGGACACCCTCTTCGAACTTCCGGACAGCGTCAAGGCCGCCGTCGCCGAGGTCCTCGAAGCCGCTGACATCGCGGGCGTCGACATCGACTGGTCCTCGACCATCACCGCCTCCGTCGAGGGCATCATGGGCCCCGGCGAGGTCGTCGGCGTCGTCATCGCCGCCCTGGTCCTGCTGATCATGATGCGTGCGTTGCTGCCCGCAGCCACCCCGTTGATCAGCTCCCTGGTCGGCGTCGGCGTGGGCGTCGCCGGTTCACTGGCCTTCTCCGACCTGGTCCCGATGGCCTCCATCACCCCGGTGCTCGGCGTGATGCTGGGCTTGGCCGTCGGTATCGACTACTCGCTGTTCATCCTCAACCGGCACCGCAAGCAACTGCTCGCGGGCATGGATGTGGACGAGTCCATCGGCCTGGCCAACGGCACCGCGGGCAACGCCGTCGTCTTCGCAGGCAGCACCGTCATCGTGGCCCTGGTCGCCCTCGGCGTGACCGGCATCCCGTTCCTCACCACGATGGGCGTCGTCGGCGCGGTGTGCGTCCTGGTTGCCGTGCTCGTCTCGGTCAGCCTCACCCCGGCGCTACTCGGCCTGCTCGGCACCCGAGCACTGGGGCGCAAGGCCAGGGCCACCATCGGGCACGCCCAGCACACCGAGACCGAGGTCAAGCCGCTGCGCACCCCGCGTGCCATCGGCGCCGCCGTGCTGGCCACCGTCGGCCTGCTCGTATTGGCCATCCCGGTGCTCTCGATGCGCCTCGGACTGCCGGAGGGCTCCTCCGAATCGCCGGACACCACGCAGTACCAGGCGTTCAAGGCCGTTGAATCCGAATTCGGCGCAGGCATGAACGGCCCGCTGTTGGTGGTCGCCGAACTGCCGGACGCCGTCGAGGAGACCGAGGTGACCGCCACCCAGGCGGGCATCGCGGGCGAGCTGATGGAGAACGAGGACGTCTCCGCCGTGGCGCCCATCGTCGCGTCCGAGGAGCGGGACGTGTTCCTGTTCCAGGTGGTTCCGCAGGATGGTCCCTCCAGCGCCTCCACCGAGGACCTCGTCCGCGAACTCCGTGCGCTGACTCCGATGTCGGGCGAGGTCACCCTGGGCGTCGCCGGGCAGGCGTCGGGCAACATCGACGTCTCCGAGATGCTCGCCGAAGCCCTGCCGGTCTACCTGGTGGTGGTCGTCGGTCTCTCGCTGCTGATCATGGTGTTGGTCTTCCGCTCGATCCTGGTGCCGTTGATCGCGACGCTGGGCTACGTCCTGTCGCTGTTCGCGGCGCTGGGCGCGGTCACCGCCATCTACCAGTGGGGTTGGCTCGGCGACATCTTCGGCGTGCACGATCCCGGGCCGGTGCTGAGCTTCGGGCCGATCATCATCATGGGCGTGTTGTTCGGGCTCGCGATGGACTACCAGCTCTTCCTGGTGTCCGGCATGCGCGAGGCACACGTCCACGGGATGCCCGCCCGCGAGGCGGTCGTGCAGGGGCTGCGGCAGGGCCGGGTCGTGGTCACGGCAGCGGCGATCATCATGATCTCGGTCTTCGGCGGCTTCGTCTTCAGCCACCTCGGCATGGTCCGACCGCTGGGCTTCGGCCTGGCGATCGGTGTGCTCTTCGACGCCTTCGTGGTCCGAATGGTGCTGGTGCCCGCACTGATGCACCTGCTGGGCGAGAAGGCCTGGTGGCTGCCGAAGTGGCTGGACAAGGTCATGCCCGATGTCGACGTCGAGGGCGCCTCGCTGGAGCGGGCGCACACCCCGGCTGAGCGGGTGGACGCGTTGGCCGAAAGCGGGTCGAAGTCCTGA
- a CDS encoding helix-turn-helix transcriptional regulator, which produces MADDGTSEHRSDKLPTEATGPIAESGPDHPAKAGLASLVEGEGGWPLIGLATATLLGAVIGVIAIPSSLLAIVVMAVVQLGVTALGLIAVRRPVLWAVAIGIVSIGSAAAEPGLAELAYSGATPWIACATAAGTLNLFWHASDRRVLAAGAAALLVGSTGLIAVTIRFGVPPAQAILTSSVPFLIGALFAAVLHLRDARQDRVRRPELLLGEADRPDSGAGAGSGDAALRALAIVALRSDELASTSADATARRAAIDLREVARRALTGDAATADSVARIELLPARQSNAPQQAAGPMPELPDREREILRLVATGASNAAIGRSLYLSEATVKQYVSRLMRRFDRDNRTRLALLAARWFDEP; this is translated from the coding sequence GTGGCAGACGACGGCACCTCGGAGCATCGATCCGACAAGCTCCCCACCGAGGCCACCGGGCCGATTGCCGAGAGCGGACCGGACCACCCGGCGAAGGCCGGACTGGCCTCGCTGGTGGAGGGCGAGGGCGGCTGGCCGCTGATCGGGCTCGCCACCGCGACCCTGCTCGGAGCGGTCATCGGTGTCATCGCGATTCCGTCGTCGCTGCTCGCGATCGTCGTGATGGCGGTCGTTCAACTCGGTGTCACCGCGCTCGGCCTGATCGCCGTCCGCAGGCCCGTGCTGTGGGCGGTGGCGATCGGCATCGTGTCGATCGGTTCGGCCGCAGCGGAACCGGGGCTGGCCGAGCTGGCCTACAGCGGGGCCACGCCGTGGATCGCGTGTGCGACGGCGGCGGGCACGCTCAACCTGTTCTGGCATGCCTCCGACCGCCGGGTCCTGGCGGCGGGCGCGGCGGCGTTGCTGGTGGGGTCGACCGGGTTGATCGCGGTGACCATTCGCTTCGGGGTGCCGCCTGCACAGGCGATCCTGACGTCGAGCGTGCCGTTTCTGATCGGTGCGCTCTTCGCCGCGGTGCTGCACCTGCGGGACGCCAGGCAGGACCGGGTTCGACGTCCCGAGCTGCTCCTGGGCGAGGCCGACCGGCCGGATTCGGGTGCGGGGGCGGGCAGTGGCGACGCCGCGCTGCGGGCGTTGGCGATCGTCGCCCTGCGCAGCGACGAACTGGCGTCGACCAGCGCCGACGCCACCGCCCGCCGGGCCGCCATCGATCTGCGTGAGGTGGCCCGACGGGCATTGACCGGCGACGCCGCCACGGCGGACTCGGTGGCGCGGATCGAATTGTTGCCCGCCAGGCAATCCAACGCGCCACAGCAGGCCGCCGGTCCGATGCCGGAGCTGCCGGACCGGGAACGGGAGATCCTGCGGTTGGTCGCCACCGGGGCCTCCAACGCGGCCATCGGAAGGAGCCTGTATCTGAGCGAGGCCACGGTCAAGCAGTACGTCTCGCGGTTGATGCGTCGTTTCGATCGCGACAACCGCACCCGATTGGCGCTCTTGGCCGCCCGATGGTTCGACGAGCCCTAG
- a CDS encoding ABC transporter permease yields the protein MSAPTRQRDIPASIPGFGATLHAEWRKLRFLRSTPIGVALIVALSMAIGFVMTLISDGDSIASAQQDSEYSVIFYSSTLATWAYAYLAAQFVAAEFQGMGESTFTATPRRSRVLSAKLVLVGLGGLIVGLVTSVVTVAVTQGSLASRGIPTLELADPGLLRAITLFLGMSMAVQGLLAACAAVLMRSAAGGVIVIGLLAALPVSLAEFLGTGFATTVPRRLPGAAIESIAGLSAPGSHGYLPPLHAGAWVLGWLLVFATVAFLRLRRTDLR from the coding sequence ATGAGTGCCCCCACCAGACAGCGCGACATCCCGGCGAGCATCCCGGGCTTCGGCGCCACGCTGCACGCCGAATGGCGCAAGCTGCGCTTCCTACGATCGACGCCCATCGGCGTCGCACTGATCGTCGCGCTCAGCATGGCCATCGGCTTCGTGATGACCTTGATCAGCGACGGTGACAGCATCGCGTCGGCACAGCAGGACAGCGAGTACTCCGTCATCTTCTACAGCTCGACGCTGGCCACCTGGGCTTATGCCTACCTCGCCGCCCAGTTCGTCGCCGCCGAATTCCAGGGCATGGGGGAATCGACCTTCACCGCCACCCCGCGTCGGTCGCGGGTACTGAGCGCCAAGCTCGTGCTCGTCGGGCTTGGCGGCCTGATCGTCGGGTTGGTGACCTCGGTGGTCACCGTCGCCGTGACCCAGGGGTCCCTCGCCTCGCGCGGCATCCCGACGTTGGAGCTCGCCGATCCGGGGCTGCTGCGGGCGATCACGCTGTTCCTCGGTATGTCGATGGCGGTGCAGGGTCTGCTCGCCGCCTGCGCGGCGGTCCTGATGCGGTCGGCTGCGGGCGGGGTGATCGTGATCGGCCTGCTCGCCGCGCTGCCGGTCAGCCTAGCCGAGTTCCTCGGCACCGGATTCGCGACCACCGTTCCACGTCGGCTGCCCGGCGCCGCGATCGAGAGCATCGCGGGCCTGTCCGCCCCCGGTTCACATGGCTATCTCCCGCCGCTGCACGCGGGCGCCTGGGTACTGGGCTGGCTGTTGGTGTTCGCCACCGTGGCCTTCCTGCGGCTGCGTCGCACCGATCTGCGCTGA
- a CDS encoding SDR family oxidoreductase, with translation MTKTWFITGTSSGFGLLLTRRLLAAGDRVAATLRRPEVLDDLRAEYGDQLWVRRLDVTEPDSVREVIDAAFAELGTIDVIVNNAGYAVFTAVEEASDEQIRKVVDTNLIGSISVIRAALKHLRPQGHGRILQISTAGGQAAFPNFGFYHAAKWGIEGFCETAAREIAPFGIGLTIVEPGAAPTGFGAALDTAPIMPEYDAGPAGDTRRAIADGSFPLLNDPEKIAAALVTLVESEAVPLRLPLGPDAYEAIRTSLSSRLAEHDSHRETALSVVLDEFANR, from the coding sequence ATGACCAAGACATGGTTCATCACCGGCACCAGCTCGGGCTTCGGCCTGCTGCTGACCCGCAGGCTGCTCGCGGCCGGTGACCGGGTGGCCGCGACCCTGCGTCGACCCGAGGTACTCGACGACCTGCGCGCCGAGTACGGCGATCAACTCTGGGTGCGACGTCTCGACGTGACCGAACCCGATTCGGTCCGAGAGGTGATCGACGCGGCATTCGCCGAACTCGGCACCATCGACGTGATCGTCAACAACGCCGGATACGCGGTGTTCACCGCCGTGGAGGAAGCCTCCGACGAGCAGATCCGCAAGGTGGTCGACACCAACCTGATCGGCTCGATCTCCGTCATCAGGGCCGCGTTGAAGCACCTACGCCCGCAGGGACACGGCCGGATTCTGCAGATCTCCACCGCGGGTGGTCAGGCCGCCTTCCCGAACTTCGGCTTCTACCACGCCGCCAAATGGGGCATCGAGGGTTTCTGTGAGACCGCGGCGCGGGAGATCGCCCCATTCGGCATCGGTTTGACCATCGTCGAGCCGGGGGCCGCGCCGACCGGATTCGGGGCGGCGCTCGACACCGCACCGATCATGCCCGAATACGACGCAGGCCCCGCCGGGGACACCAGAAGGGCGATCGCCGACGGCTCCTTCCCGCTGCTCAACGATCCCGAGAAGATCGCGGCGGCCCTGGTGACCCTGGTGGAGAGCGAAGCGGTTCCGCTTCGGTTACCCCTCGGCCCGGACGCCTACGAAGCTATCCGCACCTCGTTGAGCTCTCGACTCGCGGAACACGATTCGCACCGTGAGACGGCGCTGTCGGTGGTCCTCGACGAGTTCGCGAACCGCTGA
- the mqo gene encoding malate dehydrogenase (quinone): MVDTEIHDIVLVGAGIVSATLGTLIATLQPDWRITVLERLGEPGNESSHAWNNAGTGHAGLCEFNYTPRGSDGTVDATGAVRIGEQYLTSLCFWAELVAQGQLGDPGDFIRSTPHLGLGRGTDGVAYLRARHAALREHPLFADLEISADRSRLEAWLPLVLRGRDEREPIAVTRSRQGTDVDFGVLTRRLLAALQRRGVAVRTHHEVRSLRRGQGRWEIGVRDRRADRVETLRSRFVFVGAGGATLPLLQGAGVPEVRGLGAFPISGRFLRASRPALVAEHPAKLYGHAAPGAPSISVPHLDRRVVAGREHLLFGPFAAFSPRFLKRGRHTDLVRSIRPDNLPTLLATARDNPSLLAYLVRQLTQSSAARLAALREFVPTAQEADWKLITAGQRVQTLRTVAGRGTMVGFGAEQLITEDATLAALLGASPGASASASAMVAVLAGCFPDRMPAWESRLRTLAPNASELLATGQAIDRLAHARRTLGLDPLISRS; the protein is encoded by the coding sequence GTGGTCGACACCGAGATCCACGACATCGTCCTCGTCGGCGCAGGCATCGTCAGTGCCACCCTCGGCACGCTGATCGCGACACTGCAGCCCGACTGGCGGATCACGGTGTTGGAACGGCTCGGCGAGCCCGGCAACGAGAGCTCGCACGCCTGGAACAACGCCGGGACGGGCCATGCGGGGCTCTGCGAGTTCAACTACACGCCGCGCGGTTCGGACGGCACCGTCGATGCGACGGGTGCCGTCCGGATCGGCGAGCAGTACCTCACCTCGCTGTGTTTCTGGGCCGAGTTGGTGGCGCAGGGACAGCTCGGCGACCCCGGCGACTTCATCCGGTCGACGCCGCATCTGGGACTCGGGCGTGGAACCGACGGGGTGGCCTACCTTCGGGCCCGCCATGCGGCCTTGCGGGAGCATCCGCTGTTCGCGGACCTGGAGATCAGCGCGGACCGGAGCCGATTGGAAGCCTGGCTGCCGCTGGTGCTCCGAGGCCGGGACGAGCGAGAACCGATCGCGGTCACCCGATCAAGGCAGGGCACCGACGTCGATTTCGGGGTGCTGACCCGTCGGCTTCTCGCCGCGCTGCAACGACGGGGCGTCGCCGTCCGGACCCACCACGAGGTCCGGTCCCTGCGGCGCGGGCAGGGACGGTGGGAGATCGGCGTCCGCGACCGACGGGCCGACCGGGTGGAGACGTTGCGCTCCCGATTCGTGTTCGTCGGTGCGGGCGGAGCGACGCTGCCACTCCTACAGGGTGCGGGCGTGCCCGAGGTACGCGGCCTGGGCGCATTCCCCATCAGCGGCCGATTCCTGCGCGCCTCCCGACCGGCCCTGGTCGCCGAGCACCCGGCGAAGCTCTACGGTCATGCCGCGCCGGGTGCGCCCTCGATCTCCGTTCCACACCTGGATCGGCGAGTCGTCGCAGGCCGGGAGCACCTGTTGTTCGGGCCCTTCGCCGCGTTCTCCCCGCGCTTCCTCAAACGCGGCCGTCACACCGACCTGGTGCGGTCGATACGACCCGACAACCTGCCGACCCTGCTGGCCACGGCCAGGGACAACCCGTCGCTGCTGGCCTATCTGGTGCGGCAGCTGACGCAGTCCTCGGCTGCCCGGCTGGCCGCGCTGCGGGAGTTCGTGCCCACCGCACAGGAAGCGGACTGGAAACTGATCACCGCAGGCCAACGAGTCCAGACCCTCAGAACCGTTGCGGGCCGGGGCACGATGGTCGGTTTCGGCGCCGAGCAGTTGATCACCGAGGACGCCACGCTGGCGGCGTTGTTGGGTGCCTCGCCCGGCGCCTCGGCCTCGGCATCGGCGATGGTGGCCGTCCTGGCCGGGTGTTTCCCCGATCGAATGCCCGCCTGGGAGTCCAGACTGCGCACCTTGGCGCCGAATGCCTCGGAGCTGTTGGCGACGGGGCAGGCCATCGATCGACTGGCCCACGCCCGGCGAACCCTGGGCCTGGACCCGCTGATCTCCCGTTCCTGA